The Cucumis melo cultivar AY chromosome 6, USDA_Cmelo_AY_1.0, whole genome shotgun sequence genome includes a region encoding these proteins:
- the LOC103493308 gene encoding uncharacterized protein LOC103493308 — MHPPLTLHKHPMCAEIIEQFQKCHIDHPVGKFFGECTDLKIKLDQCFRQEKALKRKANFEQSKKMKERLDALRKENAL; from the exons ATGCATCCTCCTCTAACTTTGCACAAGCATCCGATGTGTGCTGAA ATTATTGAGCAATTTCAGAAGTGTCATATAGACCATCCTGTTGGAAAATTTTTTGGTGAATGCACAGATCTCAAAATTAAGCTCGATCAATGTTTCAGGCAGGAA AAAGCTTTGAAACGTAAGGCAAACTTTGAACAGAGTAAAAAAATGAAGGAAAGGCTAGACGCTTTAAGAAAGGAAAATGCTTTGTGA